The following nucleotide sequence is from Archangium lipolyticum.
GACCAAGGTGGCCGCGAAGAAGACCGCTGGCGTGCTGGGTGACGATCTGGCGCTCAATGCCCAGCAGGTCACCGGCGTGAACGCGGACCGCGAGCTGCCGGTGGTGTGGGCCGTGGCCAAGGGCTCGGCGGTGAACAAGGCCATCCTGGTGCCCCTGGCGCTGGCCATCAGCACCTTCGTGCCCTGGATGGTGACGCCGCTGCTGATGGCGGGCGGCCTGTTCCTGTGTTTCGAGGGGGTCGAGAAGCTGGCGCACAAGTTCCTGCACAGCCACGAGGAGGACGAGGCCCACCACGCCGAGCTCACCCAGGCCCTGGTCGACCCCAGTGTCGACCTCGTGGCGGTCGAGAAGGACAAGATCAAGGGCGCGGTGCGCACCGACTTCATCCTCTCCGCGGAGATCATCGTGATCTCCCTGGGGGTCATGGTCGACGCGCCCTTCATGACACGGGTCCTGGCGCTGGTCGGCGTGAGCCTGCTGATGACGGTGGGGGTGTACGGCCTGGTGGCCGCCATCGTGAAGCTCGACGATGGCGGGCTCTTCCTCACCCAGAAGCCCGGTGACAGCGGATGGGCGCGGTTCCAGCGCGGCCTGGGGGAGGGCATCCTGAAGACGGCGCCGTGGCTCATGAAGAGCCTGTCGGTCGCTGGCACCGCGGCCATGTTCCTGGTCGGTGGCGGCATCCTCACGCATGGCATTCCCGTGTTGCACCACGCCATCGAGGGGCTGGCCCATCACGCGGGCGCGGTGCCCGGAATCGGGGGCCTGCTGGGGACGCTCGCGCCGTCGCTGGCCGACGCCATTGTGGGCATCCTGTCCGGCGCGGTGGTGCTCGGCGTGGTGCTCGCGGGCAAGCGCGTGCTGGGCCGCAAGGCCTGAGCGCCGAAGCGCCGCGCCTCCCAGGTGACAGCTCACAATGAGCACCTCCTCCAATCCCGCCGCGCTCGAGCAGGTGCGCGGCCTGGCCCGGCAACTGGACACCTCCATCCGGCTGCCTGGGGGCATTCGCATCGGATGGGACGCCCTGCTGGGGCTGATACCGGGCGTGGGTGACTGGGCGGGCGCCTTGCTCTCCAGCTACATCATCTTGCAGGCGGTGCGCCTGGGCGCCTCGCGCGAGGTGCTGCTGCGCATGGTGGGGAACGTGGGGCTGGAGGCCCTCGTGGGCGCGGTGCCCTTCCTGGGCGATGTCTTCGATGCGGCCTGGAAGGCCAATACACGCAACGTGCGCCTGCTCGAGGAGCATCTGATGGCTCCCGCCGCCACCCGCCGCGCCAGCCGGGCGTGGGTGTTCGGCATCGGGGTGCTGCTGGTGGGGGTGCTGGCGCTGGCGGTGACAATCACCGTGCTGCTCTTGCGCGCCCTCGCCTCGCTGGGCGGTCAGACCTGAACCACCGGTCTCGCCGGTTGTGCAGGAAATCCTTGCCTGCGTGTGGCTTAGCGCATAGCGATGCCCGTCTGGCGAAGTCCACGTCCGACGACACCCCAGAGGAGTGTGCATGCTCAGTTCGAAACCCCGGCTCCACCTTTCTCGCGCGGCTCTCGCGATGCTGTTCTCGAGCCTGTTGCTCGTGTCGCCGTCCGCGCATGCGGCCATCTCAGGGATGGTGGTTGGCAACGACGCCACCTCCGTCAGCTATCAATTCCAGTACACCGGGACGCCGGCCTTCCGGCGCGCGTACATCGACGTCGACCGGAATCCCGCGACGGGGTTCGCCCAGCAGGGAATCGGGGCGGACTACCTCCTCGAGAACGACTCCTTGTACAAGCACCTCGGAGGGGGTTGGAGCTGGCAGTTCGTCAAGACGGTGACGCACACGGCCTCGGCGGGCACCGCCAGATGGACGTTCGCGCGGGCGGACATCGGCGAGGGCGCGACCCCGAACGACGCGGACATCGTCTTCCAGGTCGAGACGCCGCTCGAGACGTCTCCCAAATACACCCATGTCTACAGTGGAGGCACGGGGACGGGGACGGGCACGACGACCTACTACGCGGCGAGCAGCGCCACCATCGCCAACCCGGAGCGGGGCTTCTATCACTACACCTCCGACTGCGACAAAACTGACTTCGTCGCATCCACGTTGAGCGGATACCGCACCAACGAGAAGATCACCCAGGTGTTCTGTATCTTCTATCTCTCGGAGTTCAAGAACAGCCCCATCAGTCAGGCCCAGCTGGATCGCTTCCAACGACAGGCGAATGCCGTCCGGGCCGCGGGGCTCAAGATGATCGTCCGGTTCGCCTATACCCTGTCGACCGATGGAGATGACGCTCCCCTGAGCCGGGTCACCGCGCATCTGGATCAGCTGGCGCCGTACCTGCGCGCCAACAGCGACGTCATCGCGGTCGTGCAGACGGGTTTCATCGGCGCATGGGGCGAGTGGTATTACACGCGGAACTTCGGGAACGCGGGCAATGTCTCGCAGACCGATTGGAACAACCGGAAGGCCTTGGTCGACAAGCTGCTCAGCGTTCTTCCGGCCACGCGCATGGTCCAGCTCCGGACGCCCAAGTTCAAGCGCACGATGTATGGCACATCGGCGCTCACCGCTTCGCAGGCCTACAACGGCTCCGCGGTCGCCCGGGTCGGGCACCACAACGACTGCTTCCTGGCCAGCCCCGACGACTGGGGGACGTTCGAGAACACGACGGTCGAATACCCGTACCTGGCGGCCGAGACGAACTACCTCGCCATGGGCGGTGAGACCTGCAACTTCAACCCGCCGCGCTCGGATTGCGCCACCGCGTTGAACGAGCTGGCCTTGTTCCACTACTCCTATCTGAATGCCGACTACGAGGCCACGGTCCTCGGCGGCTGGAGCAATGGCGGGTGCAGGCCCGAGATAGACCGCCGGCTCGGGTACAGGTTCACCCTCGTGTCGGCCACCTTCCCCGCGACCGCCAGCCGTGGCGCGGCGATGCCCGTGGACATCCAACTCAGGAACGAGGGCTGGGCTGCTCCCTTCAATCCCCGGTCGGTCCAGCTGGTTCTGCGGAACACCTCGAGCGGCGCCACCTACCGCCTGCCCCTCTCCGCGGATCCGCGCCATTGGACGGCAGGAGCGACGGTGACGATCAGCCAGGGCGTCACGCTTCCGGCGACCCTGCCAGCAGGCAGCTATGCCCTCCTGCTGAACCTTCCGGATCCGGAGCCTTCCCTGAGCACCCGTCCGGAATACGCCATCCAACTGGCGAACCAGAACGTCTGGGAGGCCTCCACCGGCTTCAACGACCTTCAATGGACCGTGACGGTGCAGTGAGGCCCGGGAGGGCCATCAGAAGACGCGGTAGATCTGCCCGGTCTGGTGGCCCTCCACGCTCCGGCTGTAGCCGAGGGCCACGCGGGCCGCGGGGACGGCCTCGAAGCCCCGGAAGAAGGGCGCGAGCTGTGGCAGCGACTCCTGCACCACGTTCGGGCTGACGAGATTGATGCGCAGCCCCCGAGGCAGCTCGATGGCGGCCCCGCGCACGAAGCCCTCCAACGCGGAGTTCACCATGGAGGCCGAGCTGCCGCAGCGGATGGGCTGCTCGGCGAGGATGCCTCCCGTCACGGTGATGGATCCTCCGTCGTTCAGCCAGGCACGGGCGATCATGGCCAGGTTCACCTGGCCCATCAGCTTGTCGCGCAGGCCGATGCCGAAGTGCTCCTCGGTCATGTCCTCGAGCGGGGCGAAGTGCAGGTTGCCAGCGGCCGAGACCACCGCGTCCACGCGGCCCACCTGCTCGAACATGCGGCGGATGCTGGCGCTGTCGGTGATGTCCACCTTCACGTCACCCCGGCCCCGGCCAGCGCTGACGATCGTGTGCCGGGTGCCCAGCTCCCGGGCGACCGCGCTGCCGATGACTCCATGGGCTCCGACGAGAAGAACCTTCATGACTGCCTCCTTTTTGTTCGATGATGCGAACCAATGCTCGGGTACGCGGAGAAGATGCCCCTGGGAGGCGAGGGGATAAACGGGTCCCGGCTGGAAACACTGTTCGCATATGAAGACAATGCTCGGACGATTCGATCAGTCGCTGGCCTTCGTCACGGTGGCGGAGCTGGGCAGCTTCACGCGAGCGGCGGAGAAGCTCGGCTGCTCGAAGGCCCACGCCAGCGAGCAGGTGGCGGAGCTGGAGAGGGCACTGGGCGTGCAGTTGCTGCACCGGACGACGCGGCGGCTGACGCTGACCGAGGCCGGGCGGCTCTATCTCGAGTACTGCCGTCAGTTGCGCGAGGTGCTGCTGGAAGCGGAGCGCGCGGTCTCGGCGACCACGTCCGAGGTGGGAGGACGGCTACGAATCACCGCACCGACCTCCTTCGGGGAGATCTTCCTGCCCGAGCTGGTGCTGGCGTTCCAGGGCGCCTATCCGAACGTCGAGGTGGAGATCGATTTGAGCGTGCTGCGGAGGGATCTCGTGGCGGACGGATACGACGTGGCACTGCGCACGACCCGCGCGCTGGAGGAGCACCTGGTGGCACGTCCGCTGGGTGTGGTGCGGGAGGTGGTGGTGGCGAGCCCCGCCTTCCTGGCGGCGCACGGACCGCTCGATACCCCCAGTGCGCTGGCGCGGGTCCCGTGCATCCTCAACCCCCACTTCCGTGATGACGCCCTCTGGCTGTTCGAGCGCGATGGCCGCACCGAGACGGCCACCGTGGGAGGCCGGCTGCGCATCAATCTCTACAGCGCCATCCGGCGCGCGGCGCTGGCCGGTGCCGGAGTGGTGCGGCTGCCCCTGTTCCAGGTGCGGGAGGACCTCGAGTCCGGTGCGTTGGTGCGCCTCTGCCCCGGGTACGAGCTGGTGGCCATGCCGCTGTACCTGCTCTATCCGTCACGTCGGCACCTGCCGCTGCGGACCCGGGTGTTCATCGACTTCCTGCTGCGCTGGTTCGAGGCGCCGGAGCGCCGCGCGCTGCTCACTTGAGCGCGCGGGCAACTCTCAACGATCCACGTCGAGCAACGCCGCGAACAGCTCGCGTGGATCGATGCTCGCCGGAAGCCCGGAGACCCCTCCATCGTTCACCTCGACCACGACCCAGCGGCCGTCCTCGAGCATCGCGACGTCCAGGGTGAAGAAGCGTGCGTCGATCTTGCGTGCGAGCCGCTCGAAGGCCGAGAAGTCGGGTACCTCGACGTCGAAGTCATCGTAGGACTCCGCTGCCAGGAGCCGCCCGCGCCCGAAGAACAGCCGGAACTCGAGGTGCGCGGGCCCGCTCGGCGTGCGCCCACGCACCTTGAATGGCAGGAAGCGCCTGACGACGAACCCGCGCTCGAAGCGGTCTCCGCGCTCCTCGAGCAGCGCGGCGCAGATCCGCTCGAAGTCCGCTCGCGTGGCACCGGCGGGGACGAAGCACGCCTCCGCCCACCGCTCCTTCGCCGACTTCACGTGATCCTTCACGAGCCACGGCGGTGCTCCCAGCGTTTGCGCGGCATGCCAGGCTTCGGATGGGTCCGTGCCCTCGGTCCAGACGGAGCGTGCGGTGTATCCCTTCAGCCGTGGATACCAGTTCGGGAGGTAGTGCGCCGCCGCGTACTCCGCCGGGGTCGTCATCAGCTCGTGGCCCAGCTCTCCGAGCGCTTCGTCCAGCGCTTCGTACTCCTCCCCCGTGAGCATCCATCCCCGGTACAGCAGCCGCAGGTGACCCCGCTCGGGGATGGCGGCGAGCGCGCGATCCGTGTTGCCTTCGAGCAGGGCGTGCAGATCGATCTGGAAGGTCTCGATTCCCAGCGCCTCGGCCGCTTCCGCTTCCGTGTCGAAGGCGTCGGACTGGTGCGGATTCCGGCCAAACACGATCGCCCGTTTGATGCGGGGATTCATCGCCATGCGCGAACCTCTCGTCAGGGGGTGGGTGCACCCAGACGAGGGCTCGACGCGAGGACTGACGAAGGCTCGGTGGCTCTTTTTGGCGGCGGCGGCCGGTGTCGCATCGCGAGCTCCGGCCTTTGCTTTCAACGACGCGGTCCCCTCCGAAAACCCGACAAGAAATTCAAAACCTCAACGGTCTCCGCCTCCCCGTGTGGGGAGAGCGCCCTGGAGGCGCGCGCGAAGCACCGCCCCGAGCACCTTCGCGGTCTCATCGGGCAGGCGGGCGAGGTGGGTGTAGAGCGTCTCCTCGAGCTGCGCGAGGGTCTCGGGCGTCGCCCCAGCCTCCCTCATCCCGGCCAGTACGGTATAGGCCGCCATGCCGAGCGGCTCGACGTAACCGCCCGACTCCTCCCAGAACTCCTCGAAGCAGGGGACGGCTTCTCCGGAGATGACGCGGACCAGCCGCCCCACGGCGGCCTCCCAGAACGCCCGGTGTGCTTCGTGTGACTCGGGGCTCAAGAAGGGACCCTGGCGGACCTCGATGCGCGTGCCCCCATTGGTGGGGTGGAGGATGATGGAGGCGCGGGTCGTCTCCGGGCCGAAGTTCCCTCCATCCCAGGCCAGCTGCATCCAGAGGACTTCGTCGGGCTTCACGGCGAGGACGCGGCCGGTCAGCGCCAGGGGGGTGCCCTTCTCATCGAGCAGGTCCAGCCGGAAGGGCTCGCCCACGTCCGAGTCCCCGTCCTCCCCGAGGCGGAAACCGCCCGGCGGGGCCCCATACCAGCGCCGGAACTGGAACGGATCCTCGATGGCCTCGAAGACCTGCCCCGGCGTCTGGGCCACCCACCACTCCATGACCAGCTCGCTCATGCCGCGATTCCTTCCGTCCGGGTCCGCATCTCGAAACGAGGCACCTTCGCGACCACGGCCTCTGGCAGGCGGTATTGCTCGACCACCAGGCTGATGCGCGCCGCCGAGAGCTCCGGAGCCCCGGCTTCGACCGCCGCGACCTCGTGCGCGAGGTCCCCCCGGAACGTCACCAGTGAGCGCGCCTGGGGAGCCAGCGCCGCCACCCGCTTGCCGCGGTGATACAGCCGCAGCTCTCCTCCCGAGAGGTGTTCCGGCACCTGGACGTAGAGCACGCTCACGGCGACCGGGCAGCCGATGTGGGTCTCGTAGAAGTTCATGCTGCGATCCAGGTGGGTATCCACCCCGCGCCCATTTTGAATCAGGAGGGGGTTGAGCAGGAACGCATTGCAGCCCGGCAGGAGCGCGGCTTCGAGGAAGGGGGCGAAGGCGGGAAACTGATCCGTCACCACGGGGACGGCCTCGCGCCGGAAGGTGATCGAGAAGCCATAGGTGCCCGTGAATTGGGAGGACAGGTTGCTCTCCCCGAGCAGGGAGGAGCCCAGGATGGCCGACCGGATGGCCTCGAGGGTGCTCGCGGGAAACGCGTCGGGCACACGGTGGACGAAGGTCTGGAGGCGGAAGGCCCCGCTCCAGGGTGGCTGGAAGCTCATGGGGGGACTCTACCGTGCCGAGCGGGGAGTCATCAGGGGTGTGCGAGGTCTCGGGGCAGCCGCACGGTGAAGGTGGTGCCCGTGGCGGAGCAGGAGCTCGCGGTGATGGAACCGCCGTGGGCCAGGACGATCTGCTGCGCGATGTAGAGTCCCAACCCCAGTCCCCCCTGGCGCGAGCTTTCCGCGGCGCGGCGGAAGGGATCGAAGACATGGGGCCGCAGGGGCTCGGGGATGGGTGTCCCCTGGTTCATCACCGAGAGGACGATCTCCTGGCCCTCTTCGTGGAGCTCCACCTCCACCGGGGTGTTTCCGGCCCCGTGTTTCAGCGCGTTGCCCACCAGGTTGGAGATGACCTGGGCGAGCCGATCCAGATCCCACTCTCCTGTGTAGGGACCCGGGTCATGGGAGAGCAGGAGGCGGCCCGGGTGCGTCGTCTCGAACTCCTCGAGCGTGGTAAGCACCAGCTCCAGCAGCTCGCCAGTCTGGCGCTGCAGGGGGATGCCGCCGCCCAGACGGGCGCGGGTGAAGTCGAGCAGGTCGGTGATCATCCGCGACATGCGCTCCGCGCTCTGGACGATGCGCCGCACCCGGACGCGTATGGGCTCGGAGACGTCCTCCTGGCGCAGCAGGGTCGTGGCGGCCAGGGTGATGCTGTTGAGCGGGGTGCGCAGATCATGGCTGACGATGCCCACCAGCCGCTCGCGGAACTGCTCGGAGCGCTTGCGCTCGGTGACATCCCGGAGGAAGACGGCCAGTCCTCCCTCGGCGGTGGGGTAGGCGTTCACGCTCGCCCAGAGGTCCTGCGGGGGGTAGTACTCCTCGAAGTGCACGGGGGTTCGTTCCTTCATCGCGCGCTGGTATTCGCGCCAGTACGCGGACTCGGGATTGTTGATGGCGGGGAAGACGTCCCAGATGACGCGGCCGAGCGTCTCCTCGCGCCGTTTCTGGCTGACGCGCTCCTGGTTCTTGTTCACCTGGAGGATGCGGAAGTCCTTGTCGAGCAGGATGAACGGATCCCCATGCTCCAGCACCTCCCCCGCGCGCCGGCTCTGGCGCAGCGCCTGCTCGGCCTGCTCGCGCAGCCGGGTCTGCTCCCTCAGGAGTTGCTCGCGCTCCTCGGTGCGGTTCTTCCGCTCGGTGATGTCCTGGCAGTAGACGGCGATCCCCTGATCGGTGGGGTAGACGTGGAACTCGAACCAGCGCTTCCACGGCTGGTAGTAGTTCTCGAAGGCGAGCGGGATCCGCTCGGTGGCCACGCGCCGGTAGTAGTGCTCCACGTTCGTGCCCAGGGTGGCGGGGAAGACCTCCCAGTGGTTGCGGCCCAGCACCTGCTCGCGTGTCAGTCCCATGAAGCGCTCGGCCTCGTGGTTGACGTAGGTGAAGCGCCAGTCCTGGTCGAAGGAGAGGAAGGCTTCGGAGATGCTCTCCAGGATGGTGGTGACCTGCTGCCTCTCGTGCTCGGCGGCCTCCCTGACGGCCTGGCGCAGGTGCTCCTCGGGGGAGTGCCCGCTGAAGGTGGAGGCGGTGTGCTCCATGGCGGCCTGGAGCCCGTTGCGAAGGCGCTGGAGGTCCTCCCGGGGGGGCTGCTGGCCGGGAGGGAGGGACTCCCAGAGGCTGGCGAGGAGCCGCTCGAGGATCACCAGCTCGGTCCTCACGTCCTCCACGGTGTAGCCCTGCCGGCGGCGCAGTTCGAGGTGGGCTTCCTCCAGACGCCGCCGGGAGTAGTCGGCGTCCCCGCGCTGTCCGAGGGAGAGGGCACGCAGGATGTCGAGGTACTCGGGGAGGTTGTCGATGACGTCCTGGGGGCGCACGTTCCGGGCGGACGGGAGCCGGCGGGCCTCCTCGAGGAAGAGCTGGATCAGAGACTCCCGATTCCGCTCGATGAGGTCGGCGATGGATGGCATGGCCGAGGGTTGACCTCTCCAGTCCGTCAACGTTCACCGGCCCCAGGGCCCATCGGGCGAGAACGCTTTCCGCCGGGTTGTTCGCTCGAGTGTGTCACAGGTATTCCCCCCGAAGACAGCGTACAGCGGACAGAGGGCCGCGCCCAGCTATCAACATCGTGGACCTTCCCGGTGACAGGGAGGGAGAGGGGAGGGGACAATTGGACGCGCGCCCAGGGCCACGACGGGGCAATGAGCCCCTCGCCTGCCCGGTTTCTCCTTTTAGAAGAAGCCCCGAAATCCGGAGCACCATGGCATCTTGAGCCGCCGGGAGCCTTCCCCTCTCCTCTCGGTTGCTCTTCTCCGACATGGCGCTGCCTTCATCTGCCGAGACAAGCCAGGACCGTCACGAACCCCCCGGACCCGGAGGAATGGCCTCCTCTGACTCCAAGAAGGCCTCGGGGCTCCTGCGCTGGCTGGACTTCTTCCTTTCGGAACCCCTGCGCAACGCGCCTCCCTCGGACCTCATTCGTCACCGGGTGCTCATCGGTACCACGTGTTTCATGCTCATGCTCTCCACGCTGTACCTGGTGAGCACGCTGTTCTCTCCATATGACTCCGCCCCGGGCATCGCGGGCGTGTTGTACGTGGCGACCCTGGTGGCGGCGCGGAAGTCCTCCCGGTTCGAGGTTCCGGCGGTGATCCTGATCGCAACCATCACGGCCGGCTTCGTGGGGGGGGTCTTCATGAACAGGGCCAACTTCGAGGGTGGCGTGCACGCCGCGAACCTGCTGCTCCCCGCCTTCGCCGTGTACCTGCTGGGGCCGCGCTGGGCACTGCTCTACACCCTCTTCATCGCGGTGCTCATGGATGTGGTTCACCCCCTCTACGTCACACACCATGTCGGCGTCCCCTCCGATTCCTTCTCCCTGTCACGGTTCTGGGTCCGGCACCTCTTCTCGGGCGTCTCGTTCCTGGGCATCTGGGGAGTCGGTGCGTTGCATAGCACCGCACGGGATGCGGCCCACCGTTCGCTCGAGGAGGCCTTGAAGAAGCTCCAGGACAGCGAGAGCAAGTTGAGCAGCATCATCGAGAGCACCGACGACATCGTGGTCTCGACGGACACCGGGGGGCGCATGCTCGTCGCCAATTCGGCCATGAGGAACTTCTTCCAGAAGTTCCTCGGCACGCAACCCGAGCCACAGCAGTCGCTCTTCCTCTACCTGAATCCCGAGAGGATCCATCTCTGGAAGGAGCGCTTCGCCCAGGTGCTTCAAGGCCAGCGCCTGCGCATCGAGGAGACGTACGCGTTCAGGGATACCCGCTTCGTGTTGGACGTCAACCTCCATCCCATCATGGTGGCGGGAGGTCGGGTCACGGGCGTGACGGTCTTCGGCCGCGACATCACCAGCCGCAAGGAGGCCGAGACCCGGCTGGGAGAGCTGCACCGCACCCTGGTGGATGTCTCCCGCCAGACGGGCATGGCGGAGATCGCCACCGGCGTGCTCCACAACGTGGGCAACACCCTCAACAGCGTCAACATCTCCACCACCCTCGTCACCGACCAGCTCCGCCGCTCCCGCGTCACCGGTCTGACCAAGGCCACGGCCCTCCTGCGCGAGCACCTGGCGGATCTCGCCTCCTTCATCACCCGGGATCCCCAGGGACAGCAACTGCCGCCCTATCTCATCGCCGTGTCCAACCAACTGGCGGAGGAGCGCGACACCATGCTCAAGGAGATGCAGTCGCTCACCCAGAGCGTGGAGCACATCAAGTCCATCGTCAGCATGCAGCAGAGGCACGCGCGCCCCGCGGGCGCGGTGGAGCAGGTGGCGGTGCCCCAGCTCATCGACGAGGCCCTGCGCCTGCACGCCGTCTCCTTCGAGCGGCTGGCCATCCGCATCGTGCGGGATTACGCCGACGTGCCCCTCATCTTCGTCGACCGGCACAAGCTGCTGCAGATCCTCATCAACCTGCTGAGCAACGCGCGCCACGCGCTGGTGGACAGCGCGCAACAGGACAAGTGCCTGCGCATCCACGTCCAGCCCGTTCCCGGGGGGGAGCGGCTGCGCATCGACGTGACGGATAACGGAGTGGGGATCGCCCCGGAGAACATGGCGCGCCTGTTCTCCCAGGGCTTCACCACCAAGAAGACGGGGCACGGCTTTGGCTTGCACATCAGCGCCCTGGCCGCCGAGGAGATGAAGGGCCGGCTCACCTGCACCAGCCCCGGCCCCGCTCAGGGCGCCACCTTCACGCTCGAACTGCCCGTGAAGGGCGAAGGTGTCTAGAGATGTCTCACTTCCAGGCCCGTGAAGTCGTCGCCCTTGCGCCTACTTCGGCAACAAGGCGCTCATCTGGTTGTAGATGAAACGCGCTGCACGCTGGGGATTCAGTCTGTAGACGGCATCCATGAGCCTGGCATCGGCTCCCACCAGGACGCGGTAGCGGTTGTTCTCGATGCCCTCGAGGATGATCCGCGCGGCCTTGTCAGGCGCCAGCATCTTGGGCAGAGGCCCCTCTCCGCCCTTCATCTGCAGGCTATCCATCACACCAGAGTTCACCGCGATGTTCGTGCCGATCGCTCCCGGGAAGACCAC
It contains:
- a CDS encoding ATP-binding protein: MASSDSKKASGLLRWLDFFLSEPLRNAPPSDLIRHRVLIGTTCFMLMLSTLYLVSTLFSPYDSAPGIAGVLYVATLVAARKSSRFEVPAVILIATITAGFVGGVFMNRANFEGGVHAANLLLPAFAVYLLGPRWALLYTLFIAVLMDVVHPLYVTHHVGVPSDSFSLSRFWVRHLFSGVSFLGIWGVGALHSTARDAAHRSLEEALKKLQDSESKLSSIIESTDDIVVSTDTGGRMLVANSAMRNFFQKFLGTQPEPQQSLFLYLNPERIHLWKERFAQVLQGQRLRIEETYAFRDTRFVLDVNLHPIMVAGGRVTGVTVFGRDITSRKEAETRLGELHRTLVDVSRQTGMAEIATGVLHNVGNTLNSVNISTTLVTDQLRRSRVTGLTKATALLREHLADLASFITRDPQGQQLPPYLIAVSNQLAEERDTMLKEMQSLTQSVEHIKSIVSMQQRHARPAGAVEQVAVPQLIDEALRLHAVSFERLAIRIVRDYADVPLIFVDRHKLLQILINLLSNARHALVDSAQQDKCLRIHVQPVPGGERLRIDVTDNGVGIAPENMARLFSQGFTTKKTGHGFGLHISALAAEEMKGRLTCTSPGPAQGATFTLELPVKGEGV
- a CDS encoding DUF4112 domain-containing protein, with protein sequence MSTSSNPAALEQVRGLARQLDTSIRLPGGIRIGWDALLGLIPGVGDWAGALLSSYIILQAVRLGASREVLLRMVGNVGLEALVGAVPFLGDVFDAAWKANTRNVRLLEEHLMAPAATRRASRAWVFGIGVLLVGVLALAVTITVLLLRALASLGGQT
- a CDS encoding ATP-grasp domain-containing protein, which translates into the protein MAMNPRIKRAIVFGRNPHQSDAFDTEAEAAEALGIETFQIDLHALLEGNTDRALAAIPERGHLRLLYRGWMLTGEEYEALDEALGELGHELMTTPAEYAAAHYLPNWYPRLKGYTARSVWTEGTDPSEAWHAAQTLGAPPWLVKDHVKSAKERWAEACFVPAGATRADFERICAALLEERGDRFERGFVVRRFLPFKVRGRTPSGPAHLEFRLFFGRGRLLAAESYDDFDVEVPDFSAFERLARKIDARFFTLDVAMLEDGRWVVVEVNDGGVSGLPASIDPRELFAALLDVDR
- a CDS encoding short chain dehydrogenase encodes the protein MKVLLVGAHGVIGSAVARELGTRHTIVSAGRGRGDVKVDITDSASIRRMFEQVGRVDAVVSAAGNLHFAPLEDMTEEHFGIGLRDKLMGQVNLAMIARAWLNDGGSITVTGGILAEQPIRCGSSASMVNSALEGFVRGAAIELPRGLRINLVSPNVVQESLPQLAPFFRGFEAVPAARVALGYSRSVEGHQTGQIYRVF
- a CDS encoding 2OG-Fe(II) oxygenase translates to MSFQPPWSGAFRLQTFVHRVPDAFPASTLEAIRSAILGSSLLGESNLSSQFTGTYGFSITFRREAVPVVTDQFPAFAPFLEAALLPGCNAFLLNPLLIQNGRGVDTHLDRSMNFYETHIGCPVAVSVLYVQVPEHLSGGELRLYHRGKRVAALAPQARSLVTFRGDLAHEVAAVEAGAPELSAARISLVVEQYRLPEAVVAKVPRFEMRTRTEGIAA
- a CDS encoding SRPBCC family protein translates to MSELVMEWWVAQTPGQVFEAIEDPFQFRRWYGAPPGGFRLGEDGDSDVGEPFRLDLLDEKGTPLALTGRVLAVKPDEVLWMQLAWDGGNFGPETTRASIILHPTNGGTRIEVRQGPFLSPESHEAHRAFWEAAVGRLVRVISGEAVPCFEEFWEESGGYVEPLGMAAYTVLAGMREAGATPETLAQLEETLYTHLARLPDETAKVLGAVLRARLQGALPTRGGGDR
- a CDS encoding DUF808 domain-containing protein, which codes for MASSLLALLDDITTILDDVSVMTKVAAKKTAGVLGDDLALNAQQVTGVNADRELPVVWAVAKGSAVNKAILVPLALAISTFVPWMVTPLLMAGGLFLCFEGVEKLAHKFLHSHEEDEAHHAELTQALVDPSVDLVAVEKDKIKGAVRTDFILSAEIIVISLGVMVDAPFMTRVLALVGVSLLMTVGVYGLVAAIVKLDDGGLFLTQKPGDSGWARFQRGLGEGILKTAPWLMKSLSVAGTAAMFLVGGGILTHGIPVLHHAIEGLAHHAGAVPGIGGLLGTLAPSLADAIVGILSGAVVLGVVLAGKRVLGRKA
- a CDS encoding LysR family transcriptional regulator, whose translation is MKTMLGRFDQSLAFVTVAELGSFTRAAEKLGCSKAHASEQVAELERALGVQLLHRTTRRLTLTEAGRLYLEYCRQLREVLLEAERAVSATTSEVGGRLRITAPTSFGEIFLPELVLAFQGAYPNVEVEIDLSVLRRDLVADGYDVALRTTRALEEHLVARPLGVVREVVVASPAFLAAHGPLDTPSALARVPCILNPHFRDDALWLFERDGRTETATVGGRLRINLYSAIRRAALAGAGVVRLPLFQVREDLESGALVRLCPGYELVAMPLYLLYPSRRHLPLRTRVFIDFLLRWFEAPERRALLT
- a CDS encoding DUF4832 domain-containing protein; the protein is MLSSKPRLHLSRAALAMLFSSLLLVSPSAHAAISGMVVGNDATSVSYQFQYTGTPAFRRAYIDVDRNPATGFAQQGIGADYLLENDSLYKHLGGGWSWQFVKTVTHTASAGTARWTFARADIGEGATPNDADIVFQVETPLETSPKYTHVYSGGTGTGTGTTTYYAASSATIANPERGFYHYTSDCDKTDFVASTLSGYRTNEKITQVFCIFYLSEFKNSPISQAQLDRFQRQANAVRAAGLKMIVRFAYTLSTDGDDAPLSRVTAHLDQLAPYLRANSDVIAVVQTGFIGAWGEWYYTRNFGNAGNVSQTDWNNRKALVDKLLSVLPATRMVQLRTPKFKRTMYGTSALTASQAYNGSAVARVGHHNDCFLASPDDWGTFENTTVEYPYLAAETNYLAMGGETCNFNPPRSDCATALNELALFHYSYLNADYEATVLGGWSNGGCRPEIDRRLGYRFTLVSATFPATASRGAAMPVDIQLRNEGWAAPFNPRSVQLVLRNTSSGATYRLPLSADPRHWTAGATVTISQGVTLPATLPAGSYALLLNLPDPEPSLSTRPEYAIQLANQNVWEASTGFNDLQWTVTVQ
- a CDS encoding sensor histidine kinase — its product is MPSIADLIERNRESLIQLFLEEARRLPSARNVRPQDVIDNLPEYLDILRALSLGQRGDADYSRRRLEEAHLELRRRQGYTVEDVRTELVILERLLASLWESLPPGQQPPREDLQRLRNGLQAAMEHTASTFSGHSPEEHLRQAVREAAEHERQQVTTILESISEAFLSFDQDWRFTYVNHEAERFMGLTREQVLGRNHWEVFPATLGTNVEHYYRRVATERIPLAFENYYQPWKRWFEFHVYPTDQGIAVYCQDITERKNRTEEREQLLREQTRLREQAEQALRQSRRAGEVLEHGDPFILLDKDFRILQVNKNQERVSQKRREETLGRVIWDVFPAINNPESAYWREYQRAMKERTPVHFEEYYPPQDLWASVNAYPTAEGGLAVFLRDVTERKRSEQFRERLVGIVSHDLRTPLNSITLAATTLLRQEDVSEPIRVRVRRIVQSAERMSRMITDLLDFTRARLGGGIPLQRQTGELLELVLTTLEEFETTHPGRLLLSHDPGPYTGEWDLDRLAQVISNLVGNALKHGAGNTPVEVELHEEGQEIVLSVMNQGTPIPEPLRPHVFDPFRRAAESSRQGGLGLGLYIAQQIVLAHGGSITASSCSATGTTFTVRLPRDLAHP